A region from the Candidatus Limnocylindrales bacterium genome encodes:
- a CDS encoding DUF4404 family protein, whose amino-acid sequence MSHPELNERLQELHRELHGLQELDDPESQRLLAELRRDIEAVLARSEHEEGLADRLNDMVERFERTHPTLASAMGAVADQLARMGI is encoded by the coding sequence GTGTCCCATCCAGAGCTCAATGAGCGTCTCCAGGAGCTGCACCGTGAGCTTCACGGCCTGCAGGAGCTCGACGATCCCGAATCCCAGCGCCTGCTTGCCGAGCTCCGGCGCGACATCGAAGCGGTGCTGGCGCGCAGCGAGCACGAAGAAGGTCTTGCCGACCGCCTGAACGACATGGTCGAGCGATTCGAGCGGACCCATCCCACGCTGGCCAGCGCCATGGGCGCCGTGGCCGACCAGCTGGCGCGCATGGGAATCTGA